Proteins from a single region of Gasterosteus aculeatus chromosome 20, fGasAcu3.hap1.1, whole genome shotgun sequence:
- the LOC120810953 gene encoding protein FAM210A isoform X2 has protein sequence MFMKPHVKSDRGGHCVFTITNVSLWLKVPAAEKRRGTMQRILNLGTLRRLAAARPSLVALAVPEPPAAFCCCVLRLSPPAPTGRSRLSTTASSNVAQQPKHQEPQSGAAPPTQEVQKEDAGFDALEVDPLQDKSIGLVQRFKRTFKQYGKVMIPVHLLTSSVWFGTFYYAAMKGVNVVPFLEFIGVPESFVSLLRNSSSGYALTAYAMYKIATPARYTATLGGTSLSVQYLRKHGYLSTPPPVKEYIQDRMEETKERFSERMEETKELFSEKMEETKDKLSEKLQGTKDRVTEGKAYFRKKKE, from the exons ATGTTTATGAAACCGCACGTGAAGTCAGATAGAGGGGGTCACTGTGTATTCACGATAACTAACGTTAG CCTGTGGTTGAAGGTCccagcagcagagaagaggagggggacaaTGCAGCGCATCCTAAACCTCGGGACACTGCGGCGTTTGGCAGCAGCGCGGCCGTCACTGGTGGCCCTCGCCGTCCCAGAACCACCAGCCGCCTTCTGTTGCTGTGTCCTCCGCCTGTCACCGCCAGCCCCCACAGGGCGGAGCCGGCTGTCAACCACAGCCTCCAGCAATGTGGCCCAGCAGCCAAAACACCAGGAACCGCAGTCCGGCGCCGCACCTCCAACCCAGGAGGTCCAGAAAGAGGATGCAGGGTTTGATGCCTTGGAGGTGGACCCCCTGCAGGACAAGTCCATCGGTTTGGTCCAGCGGTTTAAGAGGACCTTCAAACAGTATGGGAAGGTGATGATCCCTGTACATCTCCTGACGTCCTCGGTCTGGTTTGGAACCTTCTATTATGCTGCTATGAA AGGCGTGAACGTAGTACCCTTCCTGGAGTTTATAGGTGTGCCAGAGTCATTCGTCAGCCTTTTGAGAAACTCTTCGAGTGGCTACGCTCTGACTGCGTACGCCATGTACAAG ATTGCAACCCCTGCTAGATATACAGCGACCCTGGGCGGCACGTCACTATCTGTCCAGTATCTGCGCAAGCACGGCTACTTGTCCACACCGCCGCCGGTCAAAGAATACATCCAGGACAGGatggaggagacaaaggagagGTTTTCAGAGAGAATGGAGGAAACTAAAGAACTCTTCTCCGAGAAAATGGAAGAGACGAAGGACAAGCTCTCTGAGAAACTGCAGGGAACCAAAGACCGAGTCACAGAGGGGAAAGCGTATTTTAGGAAGAAAAAGGAGTAG
- the LOC120810953 gene encoding protein FAM210A isoform X1: MQRILNLGTLRRLAAARPSLVALAVPEPPAAFCCCVLRLSPPAPTGRSRLSTTASSNVAQQPKHQEPQSGAAPPTQEVQKEDAGFDALEVDPLQDKSIGLVQRFKRTFKQYGKVMIPVHLLTSSVWFGTFYYAAMKGVNVVPFLEFIGVPESFVSLLRNSSSGYALTAYAMYKIATPARYTATLGGTSLSVQYLRKHGYLSTPPPVKEYIQDRMEETKERFSERMEETKELFSEKMEETKDKLSEKLQGTKDRVTEGKAYFRKKKE, translated from the exons aTGCAGCGCATCCTAAACCTCGGGACACTGCGGCGTTTGGCAGCAGCGCGGCCGTCACTGGTGGCCCTCGCCGTCCCAGAACCACCAGCCGCCTTCTGTTGCTGTGTCCTCCGCCTGTCACCGCCAGCCCCCACAGGGCGGAGCCGGCTGTCAACCACAGCCTCCAGCAATGTGGCCCAGCAGCCAAAACACCAGGAACCGCAGTCCGGCGCCGCACCTCCAACCCAGGAGGTCCAGAAAGAGGATGCAGGGTTTGATGCCTTGGAGGTGGACCCCCTGCAGGACAAGTCCATCGGTTTGGTCCAGCGGTTTAAGAGGACCTTCAAACAGTATGGGAAGGTGATGATCCCTGTACATCTCCTGACGTCCTCGGTCTGGTTTGGAACCTTCTATTATGCTGCTATGAA AGGCGTGAACGTAGTACCCTTCCTGGAGTTTATAGGTGTGCCAGAGTCATTCGTCAGCCTTTTGAGAAACTCTTCGAGTGGCTACGCTCTGACTGCGTACGCCATGTACAAG ATTGCAACCCCTGCTAGATATACAGCGACCCTGGGCGGCACGTCACTATCTGTCCAGTATCTGCGCAAGCACGGCTACTTGTCCACACCGCCGCCGGTCAAAGAATACATCCAGGACAGGatggaggagacaaaggagagGTTTTCAGAGAGAATGGAGGAAACTAAAGAACTCTTCTCCGAGAAAATGGAAGAGACGAAGGACAAGCTCTCTGAGAAACTGCAGGGAACCAAAGACCGAGTCACAGAGGGGAAAGCGTATTTTAGGAAGAAAAAGGAGTAG